TGTTCTTCTTTTTCCCCGGAAATAACAGTCTTTTTTTGCCGTGAAGGCACGGCGCTGATAGTGGAAATGATTTCGGTACAACATGAATCCTTTGCACTAAAACAAATGACACTTAATTTACATTCTTTCAATTAATCCAAAACCAAATTCAGACATCTGGTTCATTGTACCCGTGTTCCATTTTCAACACTATAAAGAACAACACCAAACGAAAAAATCATACTACATACCatcaaaataaaagcaaaatatatatatataaggcacatttcaaatattcaaaatcatttccaaTTCAATCATAATTGGCCTAAAacattggggaaaaaaaaaacaccttacCGGTAATCAGAAGCAACCCGGATGAGAGCTGTTTCAGAAAAACAACTCTCTTCCCTTTAAACCTCCCAGCCAAGATAATCAACACCGTTCCAGGAGTAATACTTGCCCTAATATTCaccaaaaaaacataaacacAAAAtcaaagtcaaaaaaaaaagaaaaaaggaaacaaacaaaaccaaaaccacAAAAACATATTTCGAGAAAATAATCGAAAGAtctgaaaacaagaaaaaaaaaaaaaaaaaaaaaaaaaaacatcataaataGAACCTGAGTTTGGTCGGCTTGGCTTTGTGCTTATTGATCAATGGCTTCTTGACGTCATCGGCCGGGTAGAACTTTGGAAGCTTCTCCAATGGAGCTGGAGCCACCGGCTTCTTCTCGTGGCAAGGGAAAACACCGCCGTTTTTAGCCTTGATGGCCCAGAGACCACGCTTGTGGTACATTTTCGATCTAGAGAACTTGCCGACGCCGCGAATCAGATCCGGGTTTCGGCTTGTTCTTGGGGTTTTCCTTGGTGCCATCGCTGCGACTCTCAAGCCTCTGTCTCAGCAACTACGGCACTGTTAAGGAGAATCTAAGAGAGGCGTTTTGTAAACCCTAGACGCCTTAAGAGGAAGGACagatatgaaaaatatccaACGAGAGTTCTAAAAATGTCGATTGCACTCTTTGAGCTTTCTAAAATATCAATCACACccctgatatatatatatatgtgtagtgtatatatcaaaatattttgagtttCTGAAATATCATTGACGCCCTTGGTCTCCTTATCGTTTAGTCATTGTCCATGGACTCAGCCCACCCATTTGGTTTGCTCAAAGAAAGCCCATTGGGCTGGGGCTAAATTCATTGACAATTTGGAGAAGTGTTTGTGAACCTAGGGTTGATGTAAATGAGTcatcttattttaataattaaaaatattattattaattattaaatatactttttcccttttccaaaatattttgacttcaCTATTAAAATGAGCTAATTGTCAATTATTGGCCCAGTTATTATAGCTATGAAATTAACATCTCATTAATGGAAATCTCAACATTTCACTCAATATTACTTCTCAATATTACCAATTTCAATAACTTGAAAATTTCCATAGTAACCTGATTATGAGtaggtttgaaatttttgataagTTAGgtagtgaaatttttttggaaccCAAAATTTCCTAATCCTGGATAGGTTGAAcagtaaaatttttttgaaacttaaagTTTAATTGGTTTGACATTTTGTAACAATCCATGACACTTTGTCATCTTTATAACCCTAAATCtcattataacattttttttaattgtatttatctTCGTTTTCTCCGTCGTTAACTCATAAATGTCAGATTATATCAttacctttttaaaaatttagaaatttctAATTGCAACATTCAAaagttacaaaaattaaatattataaaaatatcatttttaatacaaggaaaatgaaagttCTCATCATAGGAAACTACGACAACGATACTGGCATCAAAAATCTCATCCCCTAAAAGAAATCATATGAAGATAATATAACTCACACTAAATGCAACTTTAGTATAAAGTTATGGTCGTTTATGCCGCAACCCTTTATGATCAACATCAACATCATAGCCGCTAATGATCGACATGGATATCATGGTCATCAATGGTATTGTTTCTACCACTTCTCTTTGAATGATATATTAGGTTTTGCATAAATTTAGTTgctaataaatttaatttgtggttttttattttattttttatattttatctttcattttaaacttattaaagaacaaaaaaagatcAATACACCAAGGACTCGACTCAAACCACCTAACTTCACCTGAAACAGTACAACAAATCTAAAGCAAGACAAGGTGAAAATAAGGATTAGGTCTAGCTGCCTTGTCTCACCCCATCCCGACCTTAATCTAAGTCGCATATAAGAAATTCCTTTTCCCATAAAAGGAACATCGGAATGGGGTAATCCATCCAACCTACCTTCTCAACGTAACGAAAGATTGTTTCTCGATACCCTACCACCAGCCGCATCATGGAAAAATCCTAAACAAGAGTCGAGGCCCAACTTAAGTTAGGGCCTGGACCTTTCAGGGGGATGGATGGTGTATCAGGCCAATCTGGCCCAATATCGTGGCAACCCCAAACGACTCAGTATGGTATGCTTCATAATTGGGCCGGGCCAAGCAAGAGGTAACATCCTGTCTAAGAGGCCCTGGGCCCAACCCAATATTTGTCTTTGATCTCTTTGTTGCATACTTGAGAATATGATCTTTGTTTCCACAAGGCAACAATCACACAACCTCTGGTATGAATTAAATAGAGTAACTAAACTTGTATGGACCCTATAAGTCTGTGTTTTACTGATATCACAGCTTCTGTTAAGTTATCATTTCTTAAATAATGAATGATTATTTTATCCATAATTTAGGAGCTTAATGTACCAAAACCCAACCGTCTTACCTAACATGAAATGTCAACCTCTACCActctattatttttcctttagtcGTCCAAGCTATTGGATCTTAATAGAgctattaaaaaagaaaaaaaaaaaaaaaaactcaaagcaAATAAACTATATAGCGTgatgaaaaaagtaaaaaataaaatagtcaaTCAAATGCTAATGAAAGGTGATAGAAAAATTCAAAGCTTTTCTTAGACTATTTAAACCTTGCCTCTATAGAAAAAGACTAGTGTTAGGTTTTTCCAGCTACAATCAACACCTATGTCACGTGTGTATATGACTATCACCACTCCCATCTCCCCATTAATTTTCtaggaaaatattgaaatttctctatcatatattgtattatatataatttgtgttttgtttttttttttgtcggTAATTAACTTAGAGTCCATTTGACCATGCGCTTTAAAtatagttttatgtttttaaatacaGTTTtccacttttaaaaataaaaaattatttttaaaatttataatattgtttgatcgttgttttttttttaaataaaataaaatagaaaatattttttaaaaaataagtaaaaattatttttattagtttttaaaaataaaataaaaatacattttgtttaattatgttttcttaaacttatttatttttaaataaaaaaatggtttttaaaaaaaaatttcaaaaaatatggtGAAACAGACCaatcactttttcattttttaaaaaaactctaGACTTTATACATTCAACCATTTTATACAAACATATCTATGCGTGTATCACCTAcccccttcttctttttttctacattttattttatttgtttctccATCTACGTGTAAATAATTCACATCAATTGGTCAATTTCGGgcagtttttcaaaaattttaatcaagGGTCCATCCCTCTTCTCTTGCCACACAAGCTTCACATCctcttttttaaagaaatatattggTGCGTGGTGGAAGACATCTCGAAAGTTGAAAACCCAAAGATTTTAATCATTGAATAGTCCAAAGAATCgacaattaaaatttgaaaatgacataaaatatattttgaatattcaaaatcatttaaGAGTGGCATTTGAGGTCATCTTTGGGCATATGGGAATAGAAAAGGTGTGCTGTCAACTTTCTTTTAAGAGTCATGGGCAGTTTCCATGCAACAACATCACAGCCGCATGGGCATTTGACTCAAACAAAAACAATAGAATTTGTccttctctccctctccctctccttcTCCCTCGTGCGCCCAATGCCATAGAGAATTAAACAAGCTTAACCTCTTCCTTCAATCAATCTCAGTCAAATATGGCTGCAGAATCAATCATTAGTGCCTTAAATTCCTTAACCCATGAAGAAAATCAAGAGGGTAGAAATACCCgaggagaaaacaaagagagttagATTACTCCTACTGTTTtgattttcatctattttatttGTCTATCTATACATCATCCCTCTGTGGAAACACAGTAAAAGATACATTAAAGGAGTTGCTAGTACTAAAGGAAAAGAGTACTACTCTAAACATATGAAGATCAAActggtttttcattttcttattcctGCCGAGGGCGAGCCATCCAGAGAGAACTGAGAGCTCGGAGGCGGTGGAAATACTCCGCCATGGCCAGCAGACACCTCGCCGCTTGTCTGGTGGTCAGGACTTGCTGCAGCCTGTGAATAGTCTGGTGCCTCAGATTGTCCGCCTGTaagattttcattcatttatttaccagaaattaaaaggaaaaagaaaatcagaGCTCATTCATATACTATTATTTTCATAGGGTACATTTAACATGAATGATACATCGACTACAAATCAATCACCATCCTATGACTTTATGACATGTTTCCATTGTCAAATGCACTAGGGGAATACAAGGAAACCAGACAAGGACGTGGACGTGTACGTGTATTTTACGTGTTGGGCAGGGTTTTACCAAACCctaagtttgttttttttactagaaATTTGATAGGAAAAACTCTCATTGTAGCCCATGTGAAATGTATCGATCTAGAACTTCATCTAGTACTGTCATTTTCTCCTGAGTCAACTCAAAACTCAGTGAGTTAAGCTCAAGATTTGGAACACGAGGTAAACCTTGTATGATCATCAAGGTCTGGGACTCATAGACCTTTCAAGTCAAACGGTTGCGACCATGACATCACATGGCATGGGCATAGGCGAAAGAGATTCATAGCTGTGTGGTGCTGCCACGTGCACAGATCTAGCACATCAGGTGAATCTCATGCTGGTGATTTTCTCATCCTATCTGCCCTTAACAATGGGCTT
The Vitis riparia cultivar Riparia Gloire de Montpellier isolate 1030 unplaced genomic scaffold, EGFV_Vit.rip_1.0 scaffold785_pilon_pilon, whole genome shotgun sequence DNA segment above includes these coding regions:
- the LOC117910604 gene encoding 60S ribosomal protein L6-1-like, whose amino-acid sequence is MAPRKTPRTSRNPDLIRGVGKFSRSKMYHKRGLWAIKAKNGGVFPCHEKKPVAPAPLEKLPKFYPADDVKKPLINKHKAKPTKLRASITPGTVLIILAGRFKGKRVVFLKQLSSGLLLITGPFKINGVPLRRVNQAYVIATSTKVDISKVNVEKFDDKYFAKEVQKKKKGEGEFFEAEKEEKKDLPQEKKDDQKAVDASLIASIEGVPELKVYLAARFSLKSGMKPHELVF